The DNA region GGCGAGAAAGCTGACAAACGCCTTGCCGCTCATTTCCGGAAATAGCGCAATATCTCCGGGAAGATAGCCGAGCGTCTGCTGAATCACGGATGCAGAGGTGAAACAATCTCGTCCCTCAATCTGGCAAGAGCCGGAAGCGGGGCGTGCAAAGCCCATGAGATGACGGATGGTCGTTGTTTTTCCGGATGCGTTTGGGCCGAGAAAGCCGAATACTTCGCCTGCATTGACGGAAAAGGTCAAATCGAAAATGCCGTGTCCGTGCCCGTAGTCGCAGGTCAGACCGGTGACATCAATGCTGTTCATTTTTTCCTCCTTTATATAAAAACGAAAGATACAAACAATGCAACTCTTTTATTATACTGGATTCTGCCGCGCGGGAAAAGCCCTCTTTCGACAGAAGTTCGGAAAAAGGAGAATTTCATAAAAAATTAGCTTGTATAGACAAAGAAAACCGCGCGAAAATCGGGAATTTTTTGTGGATATTCCACAAGAAAGCGGGTGCGATTTTGTTCAGATAACAGAAAGATTACAAAGATTACAATTTGGTTACGCAAACGCTGAAATTTATGCTATACTAAATGACAGAAATTCTGGTAAATGATAGGAGGAAATTCCAGTGGATTTTCACTTGCCAAAGAAAAAGATATTTTCCGCGGTGCTGTGCGGCGCTCTGATGCTTTCTGCGAGCGTGCCGGCGTTCGCGTTTAGTGATAGCTCGATTGCATCCAGCGTATTTGAGGAAAACCAGATGGCTGTTGAACAGGCAGCCGCTGCAGGCAACGGTGCGGATCTGTCGCAGAGCCCGTATGTGCTCAAGCGCTTGGGTCTGGTTGCAGGCAATGACAAGGGAGATTTGATGCTGGATAAGGTTGGCACACGTGCAGAGGCACTGACGCTGTTTATCAGCATGCAGGGTGAGCAGGACGAAGCGCGCGCTGTCGATTACTCGTATCCGTTTACGGATATTCCGGATTGGTTCCATTGGTGTGCAGGCTACGGTGTATTCCGCAGCTATACCAGCGGCATCAGCGCGACAAAGTTTGGTTCCTTTAATACGGTGACGCCAGAACAGTACATGACATTTACGCTCAAGGCACTGGATTACAAGTGCGGCGAGGATTTTACATGGGATCGCTCTTTGGACAAGGCGATAGAAATTGGTCTGTGCACCCGCGCACAGGCAGATGCTTGGAAAAACGGACAGTTCCGCCGACAGGAGATTATGGAAATCTCGTATCTGGCGCTCAACACCAAGGTCAAGGGCGGCAACAGCACGCTGACCGATAAGCTGATTGCAAAGGGCAAGATTACGACAGAGCAGGCGCGTCAGGAGTCTTTGACGTTTGGCACCGCCTATCAGGCACAGCAGGAACAGAACAATGCGTCTCCGATTACCTGCACCAATGTGCCGGACGGCAGCTATGAGCTGCACAGTGCGGCAAACAACAGCGTCATGACAGCATCCGCCAACAAGCAGGCGATGATTTCTCTGGCAGCGGATAAAGACGGCGCAGATCAGCAGTTCACCTTTGTGAAGAACAGCGACGGCAGCTTCCGCATCGCCAGCACGGCAAACAAAGACCTCGTTATGGACACTAACCCGACGAGCGGTGCAGCGGCTCTGCTGTGGACACAGAACGGCACGATTTGTCAGGATTTTGTGGCAGTCGGAGAGGCAAACGACGCATATTCTTTCCGCTTGGCGAACAATCCCTCGATGACGCTGACCGCATCCGGCTCCGGCGTGTCGCTGCAGGCATATACCGGCAGCGCATCCCAGCAGTGGAAGCTGTCCAACAATTCGGAGGATACCGCATCGGCTTCCGCAAAGCTGGCTTCTATTATGACGGTACATCCGAACGGAAAGAACTTGGGCAGCAGCTACTCCTTTGCGGGCGCAAGCCAGTGTATGGGATTCGGCAGAGAGGTTTTCTACCGCATGTATGATCAGAAGGCACGCTGGAATTATGACGGCAGCCCGAAGTCCGCGAGCGATGGCAAGATGTATTCTATCAAGGCATCCTCCACTTCGTATGCCGCAAGCAGCATCAAGGGCGTGATCAGCAAGGCAAAGCCGGGTGACGTGCTTCAGATGAACAAACCGAAGATGCACACGATGATTTTCGTATCCAGCGATGCAGACGGCTTTACCGTATATGATGCAAACTGGACGGCGGCAAACACCGTCAGCGTGCGTTACGTCAAGTACGGCGCATGGGCGAGCCGCAACAGCTCTGGCATCACGCTGCTGCATGCGACCAATTATCCGAAAAACTAATAGCAATAGAATATGTCATCGGCACAGACCGCGGTCTGTGCCGATTTTTTTATCTTCATCCGATGTACACACAAGATACATTTTTGGCATCGTTTACAAAGTCTGCGAGGAATGGTATACTAACAACAGAAGAGTAGGTTTTATCTCCAGAGTAAATGCCCCCTAAGACCCCAGTTGGAAAGGAGCAGATACGATGAAAAAACGATTGATAGCCGCTTTGCTGGCGGTTTCCATGCTGGTTCCGTCCGGCAGCGCGCTGGCAGTTCGTTTGCCGGAGCAGCGCACAGAACGGATTTATTCTACCAGCACGTATATCAATCCGCTGTATCGCAATGAGATGACAGCGGCGCAGCTGAAAACAACGCGGGAGGAAGATGCATCGGAGGGTTCGACCCAGTATGTGACCTCGGAAACCGAACTGTGTGACCAGCTGCGTGAGGATTTGGTGCAGCGAAAGAGCACCATTACGCTGCATTATCAGTCGAATACCTATGACAAACAGGATGCCGAGAACTTTTTCAAAAAGGCGGTTGCACACACGGGAAAGCCGACAGAGGGCGATTATCTCAAATGGCAGTATGCCGGATGGGAGGCCACACAGTCGGGAAACGTGGAAGGCAACACGTATTATATGACGATCAAATACACGATGACGTGGTACACGACGGAAAAGCAGGAAGCTGTGCTGGATGCAAAGGTGAAGAAAATCTTGCAGTCGCTGAAACTCGACGGAAAGAGCGATTATGAGAAAATTTCAGCCATCTATTCCTACGTGTGCAGCCATGTGACATACGACAGCGAACACGATGCGGATGACTCGTACAAGCTCAAGTATACGGCGTATGCGGCAGCCATAAACGGCACCTGCGTTTGTCAGGGCTATTCGGTTTTGCTGTACCGGTTGCTGTTGGAGGAAAATATTGACTGCCGTTTCATTTCCGGCACAGGAAATGGAGAAAATCACAGCTGGAACATTGTCAAGCTGGGCGGGAAATATTACAATCTGGACGCAACATGGGATGCGGGAAATGAAAAGCCGATTTATTTTTTGAAATGCAATGAAAACTTTACCGGTCATGTGCGTGATTCGGAGTATAAAACCAATGCGTTTTACCGCAATTATCCGATGGGGGACGAGGATTATGCGGAAACGCAGAAAACCCATACGCACACCTATGAACGGCCGGAATTTGAATGGAGCTCGGATCTACTCTCTTGCATTGCACGTTTTTTTTGCACGCTTGGCGATGATATACAGCAGGAAGCCTGCACCGTCACAGTGAATGAAAATGGCACGCGAACGGCTTCCTGTACGTTTGGCGGCAAAACATATATTGACCAAATTATTTCGGATACGCGCCGCGTAGAGGATATTTTCACGGACGTTCCGGCAACGAGCTGGTATCGTGATTTTGTGCAGTATGTGTATGACCATGCGCTGATGAGCGGCGTGTCTGAGACGCAGTTTCAGCCCGACGGCACGCTGACCCGTGCACAAGTCGCACAGATTTTGTATAATCAAGCGGAAAATCCTGAAGTCGAAGAAAGCGATCGGTTTACCGATGTCAAGAAAAACGCATGGTATTATCGGGCAGTTACTTGGGCGGCGGAACAATCCATCGTCAGCGGCTATACAGACGGCACGTTCCGGCCGAATCGGGCGATTACGCGGCAGGAATTTGCTGTGATGCTGTATTCCTGTGCGGGAAAGCCGGAAGTCAGCGGTTCCGTGCGCGAAGCATTTGCGGACGGCGGCACCGTTGCCGCGTGGGCGAACGATGCCGTGCTCTGGGCGTATCAGAATGGCATTTTGTCCGGCGAGCGTTCCGGAGAGGACAAAGTGGTTCGGCCGGCAGACAATGCAACGCGCGCACAGGCAGCTGTTATGATGATGCGCTATGTCGAATGGCTGGAATCGGAAGCGTAAACGACAAAAGAACCTCTGTTTTTCACGAAACAGAGGTTCTTTTTATAAAATTACTTGCGTCTTTTGCGCTGCGCTTTGCGGCGCTGCTGTTTTTTGATGCGGCGATTTCGTCCGGCAATAAAGGAGAATACCAGATACAGCACGAACAAAAGGACAACAATCGAAACGAGAACGCGAATCGGCAGCCAGTGGAAGAATTTCGATACCTGATCCAGTGCGAATAAAATCGGGGAGCGCTGGACTTCACTGAGTGCAATCAGATCGGCGGTTGCGCATGCCGTTCCGTTATACGAATAGGTAACGGTGCCGAGCTTCTGTCCCTGTGCAATCGGTGCATCGTAGCTCTCGGATACGTCCAATTGGGTTTCTAAATCCGAAACATCTGCGCCCTTTGGCAGCAGAACAGAGATATCCTTGGCTGTGACGAGCGTGACATGATCGACACCCTTGCCCAGCCGAACCGGGCATTCCGTCACTGCGGCGCCGCCTTCTGTGGCAGTTCGCATGCGGAAATTGTCAAATGCCCACTCAAACAGCCGCTTGGTCTCGGTGAAGCTGCCCGCATACTCCGTACCCGCCTTTGCACCGAGCACAACGGAATAGTACGAATAGCCGCCCTGCTTGGCGTAGGATACCAGACAGTAGCCCGCCGGTGTCGTGTGACCGGTCTTGATGCCATAGCAATTGTCATAGTAAACCGAGGAATAGCTGCTGCGAATCAGCTCGTTGGTCGTATAAATGATGCGCTCGGAGTTTTTGTTCGTCGCAGGCAGCTTTTTTTGCGCCGTATTGACAACCGTTTGGAAGGTGGAATTTTTC from Butyricicoccus intestinisimiae includes:
- a CDS encoding S-layer homology domain-containing protein, which encodes MKKRLIAALLAVSMLVPSGSALAVRLPEQRTERIYSTSTYINPLYRNEMTAAQLKTTREEDASEGSTQYVTSETELCDQLREDLVQRKSTITLHYQSNTYDKQDAENFFKKAVAHTGKPTEGDYLKWQYAGWEATQSGNVEGNTYYMTIKYTMTWYTTEKQEAVLDAKVKKILQSLKLDGKSDYEKISAIYSYVCSHVTYDSEHDADDSYKLKYTAYAAAINGTCVCQGYSVLLYRLLLEENIDCRFISGTGNGENHSWNIVKLGGKYYNLDATWDAGNEKPIYFLKCNENFTGHVRDSEYKTNAFYRNYPMGDEDYAETQKTHTHTYERPEFEWSSDLLSCIARFFCTLGDDIQQEACTVTVNENGTRTASCTFGGKTYIDQIISDTRRVEDIFTDVPATSWYRDFVQYVYDHALMSGVSETQFQPDGTLTRAQVAQILYNQAENPEVEESDRFTDVKKNAWYYRAVTWAAEQSIVSGYTDGTFRPNRAITRQEFAVMLYSCAGKPEVSGSVREAFADGGTVAAWANDAVLWAYQNGILSGERSGEDKVVRPADNATRAQAAVMMMRYVEWLESEA
- a CDS encoding D-alanyl-D-alanine carboxypeptidase family protein, whose product is MKVKKQLAAFLLSLSLLTGMAAPVFAVDSASSDTDTTTSSEQSAQTAQTKTEQSDDAGSEKTQTSTTDTATTEEQDPKNPSITIDAKASILVNAETGEIIEAHNEKEKEYPASTTKMMTALLALENCKLSDVVTIQQDDIAAAGAGASNAGLKAGEQVTVENLLYCLMLPSAFEAANALARTAGGSVDNFVKMMNDRASELGCVNTHFVNPTGMHDTNHYSCAYDMYLIAREAMKNSTFQTVVNTAQKKLPATNKNSERIIYTTNELIRSSYSSVYYDNCYGIKTGHTTPAGYCLVSYAKQGGYSYYSVVLGAKAGTEYAGSFTETKRLFEWAFDNFRMRTATEGGAAVTECPVRLGKGVDHVTLVTAKDISVLLPKGADVSDLETQLDVSESYDAPIAQGQKLGTVTYSYNGTACATADLIALSEVQRSPILFALDQVSKFFHWLPIRVLVSIVVLLFVLYLVFSFIAGRNRRIKKQQRRKAQRKRRK
- a CDS encoding RICIN domain-containing protein, which gives rise to MDFHLPKKKIFSAVLCGALMLSASVPAFAFSDSSIASSVFEENQMAVEQAAAAGNGADLSQSPYVLKRLGLVAGNDKGDLMLDKVGTRAEALTLFISMQGEQDEARAVDYSYPFTDIPDWFHWCAGYGVFRSYTSGISATKFGSFNTVTPEQYMTFTLKALDYKCGEDFTWDRSLDKAIEIGLCTRAQADAWKNGQFRRQEIMEISYLALNTKVKGGNSTLTDKLIAKGKITTEQARQESLTFGTAYQAQQEQNNASPITCTNVPDGSYELHSAANNSVMTASANKQAMISLAADKDGADQQFTFVKNSDGSFRIASTANKDLVMDTNPTSGAAALLWTQNGTICQDFVAVGEANDAYSFRLANNPSMTLTASGSGVSLQAYTGSASQQWKLSNNSEDTASASAKLASIMTVHPNGKNLGSSYSFAGASQCMGFGREVFYRMYDQKARWNYDGSPKSASDGKMYSIKASSTSYAASSIKGVISKAKPGDVLQMNKPKMHTMIFVSSDADGFTVYDANWTAANTVSVRYVKYGAWASRNSSGITLLHATNYPKN